One window of Ralstonia pickettii DTP0602 genomic DNA carries:
- a CDS encoding esterase (K07001: K07001; NTE family protein), with amino-acid sequence MQRRHFLGISAAALLAGCSFGPRPAPPVAATPPTPRLVKIGLALGGGAARGFAHIGVIKALEAQGIHADLVTGTSAGAVVAALYASGLDGFKLNKLALTMDEAAIADWALPFGTRFGGWLKGEALQNYVNRLVQNRPIEAMKLPLGIVATDLKSGEKILFRRGNTGQAVRASSSVPGVFQPVLIQGHDYVDGGLVEPVPVDSARSMGADFIIAVNISADPSAQKNAGQSGVLLQTTAIMGQSINKMALARADVVIRPELPDMGGSDFNARNRAVLAGEQAVAAVMATLRQKLEQARLQRAGTVAPQ; translated from the coding sequence ATGCAACGACGTCATTTCCTCGGCATTTCCGCGGCCGCCCTGCTGGCGGGCTGCTCGTTCGGCCCGCGCCCGGCGCCGCCGGTAGCGGCCACCCCGCCCACGCCTCGCCTGGTCAAGATCGGGCTCGCACTCGGCGGCGGCGCCGCGCGCGGCTTCGCACATATCGGCGTGATCAAGGCGCTCGAAGCCCAGGGCATCCATGCCGACCTGGTAACCGGCACCAGCGCCGGCGCGGTGGTCGCCGCGCTGTACGCCAGCGGTCTGGACGGCTTCAAGCTGAACAAGCTGGCGCTGACCATGGACGAAGCGGCCATCGCCGACTGGGCCCTGCCCTTCGGCACCCGCTTCGGCGGCTGGCTCAAGGGCGAGGCGCTGCAGAACTACGTGAACCGGCTGGTGCAGAACCGGCCGATCGAAGCGATGAAGCTGCCGCTGGGCATCGTCGCCACCGACCTGAAGAGCGGCGAGAAGATCCTGTTCCGCCGCGGCAACACCGGGCAGGCGGTGCGCGCTTCGAGCAGCGTGCCGGGCGTGTTCCAGCCGGTATTGATCCAGGGGCACGACTATGTCGATGGCGGCCTGGTCGAGCCGGTACCGGTGGATTCCGCGCGCAGCATGGGCGCGGACTTCATTATCGCGGTCAATATCTCGGCCGATCCGTCTGCGCAGAAGAATGCCGGCCAGAGCGGCGTATTGCTGCAGACCACGGCGATCATGGGCCAGTCGATCAACAAGATGGCGCTGGCACGCGCCGATGTGGTGATCCGCCCCGAGCTGCCCGACATGGGCGGCAGCGACTTCAACGCCCGCAACCGCGCGGTGCTGGCGGGCGAACAGGCCGTCGCGGCGGTGATGGCAACGCTGCGCCAGAAGCTGGAACAGGCGCGGCTGCAGCGGGCGGGCACCGTCGCCCCACAATAG
- a CDS encoding peptidase P60 — protein sequence MQRSVLHSLARAAVGIAIACGATVSNGVLADTVFKDADARIDATAPAADSHAEGKRGLLSSVVNSTSNVASKAGDLVMNALGLIGVRYRFGGNSPESGLDCSGFVRYVFHDTFGFMLPRRSVEISRVGTNVAVTDLRPGDLVFFNTMRQTFSHVGIYIGDNKFVHAPSTGSKIRVDDMRAAYWVTRYNGARRIDDKEGGSRSESFGDMVETLKRYDPKAGRATLYGG from the coding sequence ATGCAGCGATCGGTACTTCATTCCCTGGCGCGCGCCGCCGTGGGGATTGCCATTGCCTGCGGTGCGACTGTGTCGAATGGGGTGCTGGCGGACACGGTATTCAAGGATGCCGACGCCCGTATCGATGCCACGGCCCCGGCCGCGGACTCGCATGCGGAAGGCAAGCGCGGCTTGCTGTCGTCGGTGGTGAATTCCACCAGCAACGTTGCCAGCAAGGCTGGCGACCTGGTCATGAATGCGCTGGGCCTGATCGGCGTGCGTTACCGCTTCGGCGGCAACAGCCCCGAATCCGGCCTGGACTGCAGCGGCTTTGTCCGCTACGTGTTCCATGACACCTTCGGCTTCATGCTGCCGCGCCGCTCTGTCGAAATCAGCCGTGTCGGCACCAACGTCGCGGTGACCGACCTGCGTCCGGGCGACCTGGTGTTCTTCAACACCATGCGCCAGACCTTCTCGCATGTCGGCATCTATATCGGCGACAACAAGTTCGTGCATGCCCCGTCCACGGGCAGCAAGATCCGTGTCGACGACATGCGTGCGGCGTACTGGGTGACCCGCTACAACGGCGCCCGCCGCATCGACGACAAGGAAGGCGGCAGCCGCAGCGAAAGCTTCGGCGACATGGTCGAGACGCTCAAGCGCTACGATCCCAAGGCCGGCCGCGCCACGCTGTACGGCGGCTGA
- a CDS encoding ABC transporter (K13896: yejF; microcin C transport system ATP-binding protein) encodes MTAVSPVLQPEICPAAAAPAPGSTLMCVDKLSVTFGHGEHATRAVREVSFDLRAGERYALVGESGSGKTVTALAMLRLVEDAYYDGAIRFEGKNLLDVSDREMRAIRGADIAMIFQEPMTALNPLYTIGNQIVETLALHEDLDRRAARERAIALLERTGISDAAHRFDSFPHQLSGGQRQRAMIAMALACRPKLLLADEPTTALDVTIRAQILDLLRDLQAEFGMAVMLITHDLNLVRAFAQRVGVMEKGVLVETGETAQVFAAPQHPYTRKLIDSRPKREVLPLVPLAPVLLEARNLSVSYARKRRGLAGWFGKDQFAAVKDVDFQLREGETVGIVGESGSGKTTLAHTVLALQRKSGGTIHFLGRSFDDATRKDRCQLRSRMQVVFQDPFGSLAPRMTIEQIVGEGLALHQPGLSREATRQRVIEALREVGMDRTALGRYPHEFSGGQRQRIAIARVLILKPQILVLDEPTSALDVSIQQQVLALLSQLQHKYNLSYLFISHDLAVIRAMAHRVLVMKAGEVVEAGETEAVLGAPQHPYTRKLMAAAQVGAA; translated from the coding sequence ATGACCGCCGTGTCTCCCGTGCTCCAACCTGAGATTTGCCCGGCAGCGGCGGCCCCGGCCCCTGGCTCCACGCTGATGTGTGTGGACAAGCTGTCCGTCACCTTCGGCCACGGCGAGCATGCCACGCGCGCGGTGCGCGAGGTCAGCTTCGACCTGCGCGCCGGCGAGCGCTATGCGCTGGTCGGCGAGTCGGGCTCCGGCAAGACCGTGACCGCGCTGGCGATGCTGCGGCTGGTGGAGGACGCCTACTACGATGGCGCGATCCGCTTCGAGGGCAAGAACCTGCTGGACGTATCGGACCGCGAGATGCGCGCGATCCGCGGCGCCGACATCGCGATGATCTTCCAGGAGCCGATGACCGCGCTGAACCCCCTGTATACGATCGGCAACCAGATCGTCGAGACGCTGGCGCTGCACGAAGACCTGGACCGCCGCGCCGCGCGCGAGCGCGCCATCGCGCTGCTGGAGCGCACCGGCATCAGCGACGCCGCGCACCGCTTCGACAGCTTTCCGCACCAGCTTTCCGGCGGCCAGCGCCAGCGCGCGATGATCGCCATGGCATTGGCCTGCCGTCCCAAGCTGCTGCTGGCCGACGAGCCGACCACGGCGCTGGACGTCACCATCCGCGCCCAGATCCTGGATCTGCTGCGCGACCTGCAGGCCGAGTTCGGCATGGCAGTGATGCTGATTACCCATGACCTCAACCTGGTGCGTGCCTTTGCCCAGCGCGTGGGCGTGATGGAGAAGGGCGTGCTGGTCGAGACCGGCGAGACCGCGCAAGTGTTCGCCGCGCCTCAGCACCCGTATACCCGCAAGCTGATCGACAGCCGCCCCAAGCGCGAGGTGCTGCCGCTGGTGCCGCTGGCGCCGGTGCTGCTGGAGGCGCGCAACCTCAGCGTCAGCTACGCGCGCAAACGCCGCGGGCTGGCCGGCTGGTTCGGCAAGGACCAGTTCGCGGCGGTCAAGGACGTGGACTTCCAGTTGCGCGAGGGCGAGACCGTCGGCATCGTCGGCGAGTCCGGTTCGGGCAAGACCACGCTGGCGCATACGGTGCTGGCGCTGCAGCGCAAGAGCGGCGGCACCATCCATTTCCTTGGCCGCAGCTTCGACGACGCCACCCGCAAGGACCGTTGCCAGCTGCGCTCGCGCATGCAGGTGGTGTTCCAGGACCCGTTCGGCTCGCTGGCGCCGCGCATGACCATCGAGCAGATCGTGGGCGAGGGCCTGGCGTTGCATCAGCCCGGGCTGTCGCGCGAGGCCACGCGCCAGCGCGTGATCGAGGCGCTGCGCGAGGTTGGCATGGACCGCACCGCGCTAGGGCGCTATCCGCACGAGTTCTCGGGGGGGCAGCGCCAGCGCATCGCGATCGCGCGGGTGCTGATCCTCAAGCCCCAGATCCTGGTGCTGGACGAGCCGACCTCGGCGCTGGATGTCTCGATCCAGCAGCAGGTGCTGGCGCTGCTGTCGCAGTTGCAGCACAAGTACAACCTCAGCTACCTGTTTATCAGCCACGACCTGGCCGTGATCCGTGCGATGGCGCACCGCGTGCTGGTGATGAAGGCGGGGGAGGTGGTCGAGGCGGGCGAAACCGAGGCGGTGCTCGGTGCGCCGCAGCATCCGTATACCCGCAAGCTGATGGCCGCGGCGCAGGTCGGCGCGGCCTGA
- a CDS encoding peptide ABC transporter permease (K13895: yejE; microcin C transport system permease protein), protein MKPFTHAVPNGLPHSPSPRQRAWQRFRRNRRGYWSLVIFVIIFVLSLGAELLSSNRPLVVRYQGEYYFPIVKVYPETAFDGDFPTPADYLDPFIRDRITSNGNFAVFPLNRYSYDSLNYFAKEPNPAPPSADNWLGTDDRGRDILARLLYGFRVSVLFGLALTVLGVLVGTLTGALMGFFGGRFDLFSQRAIEIWSSMPELYLLIIFASIFEPSLALLIILLSLFGWMGLSDYVRAEFYRNRSLDYVKAARALGLSNMQIMWRHILPNSLTPVITFLPFRMSAAILALTSLDFLGLGVPPTTPSLGELLAQGKGNLDAWWISLSTFTVLVVTLMLLTFMGDALRDAFDTRLGLAALRGRVEPKVPAGAPTGAAPEVTP, encoded by the coding sequence ATGAAACCGTTCACGCACGCGGTGCCCAACGGCCTGCCGCATTCGCCCTCGCCGCGCCAGCGCGCCTGGCAGCGCTTCCGCCGCAACCGGCGCGGCTACTGGAGCCTGGTGATCTTCGTGATCATCTTCGTGCTGAGCCTGGGCGCCGAGCTGCTGTCCAGCAACCGGCCGCTGGTGGTGCGCTACCAGGGCGAGTATTACTTCCCGATCGTCAAGGTCTACCCCGAGACCGCATTCGACGGCGATTTCCCGACGCCGGCCGACTATCTCGATCCGTTTATCCGCGACCGCATCACCAGCAACGGCAACTTTGCGGTCTTCCCGCTGAACCGGTATTCGTACGATTCGCTCAACTACTTCGCCAAGGAGCCGAACCCGGCGCCGCCGTCGGCCGACAATTGGCTCGGCACCGACGACCGCGGCCGCGACATCCTGGCGCGGCTGCTGTACGGCTTTCGCGTGTCGGTGCTGTTCGGGCTGGCGCTGACCGTGCTCGGCGTGCTGGTCGGCACGCTGACCGGGGCGTTGATGGGCTTCTTCGGCGGGCGCTTCGACCTGTTCTCGCAGCGGGCCATCGAAATCTGGAGTTCGATGCCGGAGCTGTACCTGCTGATCATCTTCGCCTCGATCTTCGAACCCAGCCTGGCGCTGCTGATCATCCTGCTGTCGCTGTTCGGCTGGATGGGCCTGTCCGACTACGTGCGCGCCGAGTTCTACCGCAACCGCTCGCTCGACTACGTCAAGGCCGCGCGTGCGCTGGGCCTCTCGAATATGCAGATCATGTGGCGCCATATCCTGCCCAACAGCCTGACCCCGGTGATCACCTTTCTGCCGTTCCGCATGAGCGCCGCGATCCTGGCGCTGACCAGCCTGGACTTCCTCGGCCTGGGCGTGCCTCCGACCACGCCCAGCCTGGGTGAGCTGCTGGCGCAGGGCAAGGGCAACCTGGATGCCTGGTGGATTTCGCTGTCGACCTTTACTGTGCTGGTGGTGACGCTGATGCTGCTGACCTTCATGGGCGATGCGCTGCGCGATGCCTTCGACACCCGCCTGGGCCTGGCTGCGCTGCGCGGCCGGGTTGAACCCAAGGTCCCGGCGGGTGCGCCGACCGGGGCGGCGCCGGAGGTCACGCCATGA
- a CDS encoding ABC transporter permease (K13894: yejB; microcin C transport system permease protein), producing MLAYLLKRILLMIPTLIGVITLTFVVIQFVPGGPVEQMMMELKGRGGAGEASGGGAEYRGRRGVDPDKIKEIQELYGFDKPPLERYFLMLKRFAQFDLGQSYFQHRSVWELVKSKLPVSISLGLWTFFLTYLISVPLGISKAIRAGSRFDVVTSIIVLVGYAIPGFVLGVLLLVLFGGGTFVQWFPLRGLTSDNWDQLSLMGKVMDYLWHLVLPITASVVGSFAVVTMLTKNAFLEEIRKQYVLTARAKGLGERRVLWKHVFRNALIPLVTGFPAAFIGAFFTGSLLIETLFSLDGLGLLSYEAVLRRDYPVVLGTLYLFTLIGLVTRLISDVCYVLVDPRIHFEGLHR from the coding sequence ATGCTTGCCTACCTGCTCAAGCGCATTCTGCTGATGATCCCGACGCTGATCGGGGTCATCACGCTGACCTTTGTGGTGATCCAGTTCGTGCCGGGCGGCCCGGTCGAGCAGATGATGATGGAACTGAAAGGGCGGGGCGGCGCCGGCGAAGCCAGCGGCGGCGGTGCCGAATACCGCGGGCGCCGCGGCGTCGACCCCGACAAGATCAAGGAGATCCAGGAGCTGTACGGCTTCGACAAGCCGCCGCTGGAGCGCTACTTCCTGATGCTCAAGCGCTTTGCCCAGTTCGACCTGGGCCAGAGCTACTTCCAGCACCGCAGCGTGTGGGAGCTGGTCAAGTCCAAGCTGCCGGTCTCCATCAGCCTGGGTTTGTGGACCTTCTTCCTGACCTACCTGATATCGGTGCCGCTCGGTATCTCGAAGGCGATCCGGGCGGGCAGTCGTTTCGATGTGGTGACCAGCATCATCGTGCTGGTCGGCTATGCCATTCCGGGCTTCGTGCTGGGTGTGCTGCTGCTGGTGCTGTTCGGCGGTGGCACCTTTGTGCAGTGGTTCCCGCTGCGCGGGCTGACCTCGGACAACTGGGACCAGCTGTCGCTGATGGGCAAGGTGATGGACTACCTGTGGCACCTGGTGCTGCCGATCACGGCGTCGGTGGTGGGGAGCTTCGCGGTGGTCACCATGCTGACCAAGAACGCTTTCCTGGAGGAAATTCGCAAGCAGTACGTGCTGACCGCGCGCGCCAAGGGCCTGGGCGAGCGCCGGGTGCTGTGGAAACATGTGTTCCGCAACGCCCTGATCCCGCTGGTCACCGGCTTCCCGGCGGCATTCATCGGCGCCTTCTTCACCGGCTCGCTGCTGATCGAGACGCTGTTCTCGCTGGATGGGCTGGGTTTGCTGTCGTATGAGGCGGTGCTGCGCCGCGACTATCCGGTGGTGCTGGGCACGCTCTACCTGTTCACGCTGATCGGGCTGGTCACGCGCCTGATCTCCGATGTCTGCTACGTGCTGGTGGACCCGCGCATCCATTTCGAGGGCTTGCACCGATGA
- a CDS encoding peptide ABC transporter substrate-binding protein (K13893: yejA; microcin C transport system substrate-binding protein) — MPIQARWPLQAAWQCFRRDAVLQYWLAMMLAAGVFLCPVSAKAAHGFALHGDLKYSADFRHFDYVNPNAPAGGTLTLANPDRRTSFDKFNPFTLKGTSAPGLNALMFESLLVSSADETASAYGLLAEDVTVAPDEMSVTFRIRPQARFSNGDPVLASDVKHSYDMLMSKASSPGYRSMCTDVKDVVVTGERTLRYDFKQRNRELPLIVGALPVFSKKWTAAVPFAKLTFEPPITSGPYLIERYDAGRGIIFKRDPKYWGKDLAVRRGTFNFARVVYRLYKDETAKLEAYKAGEFDAIVEYRAKNWAKSYQGTRFRSGELIKTDFPHRNGAGMQGFVMNMRKPVFQDVRVRQALILALDFEWLNRQLFYGAYRRLDSWFSNSELAASATFDGRPGPGELALLEPLRAQLPQEVFGPDVVQPSTAAPRSLRDNLRLARRLLAQAGWTYTDGALRNAKGEPLVFEFLDDGGAMSRVITTYVRNLEKLGIQVNQRTTDFALYQKRLEDFDFDMVSIRFPDSQSPGNELRDRFSSEAAGTPGSDNLFGLKSPEVDQLVDNVLRAHTRQELITAGRALDRVLMHGYYIVPNWYSASHRVSYRKELAYPERLPYFYTAEGWVLSHWWRKDVKPQGR; from the coding sequence ATGCCTATTCAAGCACGTTGGCCGCTTCAGGCGGCATGGCAGTGCTTCCGGCGGGATGCGGTACTGCAGTATTGGCTGGCGATGATGCTGGCGGCGGGGGTCTTCCTGTGTCCCGTTTCGGCAAAGGCGGCGCATGGCTTTGCGCTGCACGGGGACTTGAAGTACAGCGCGGATTTCCGGCACTTCGACTACGTCAATCCGAATGCACCGGCCGGCGGCACGCTGACGCTCGCCAATCCGGACCGGCGCACCAGTTTCGACAAGTTCAATCCGTTCACGCTTAAGGGCACCTCGGCGCCCGGGCTCAATGCGCTGATGTTCGAGTCGCTGCTCGTCAGCAGCGCCGACGAGACCGCCAGCGCCTACGGCCTGCTGGCGGAGGACGTCACGGTGGCGCCGGACGAGATGTCAGTCACTTTCCGCATCCGGCCGCAAGCGCGCTTCTCCAATGGCGACCCGGTGCTCGCGTCAGACGTCAAGCATTCTTATGACATGCTGATGAGCAAGGCCTCGAGCCCCGGCTACCGCAGCATGTGCACGGACGTGAAGGACGTGGTCGTGACCGGCGAGCGCACGCTGCGCTATGACTTCAAGCAGCGCAATCGCGAGCTGCCGCTGATCGTCGGCGCGCTGCCGGTGTTCTCGAAGAAATGGACGGCCGCGGTGCCGTTCGCGAAGCTGACCTTCGAGCCGCCGATTACCAGCGGTCCCTACCTGATCGAGCGCTACGACGCCGGCCGCGGCATCATCTTCAAGCGCGACCCCAAATACTGGGGCAAGGACCTGGCGGTGCGTCGGGGTACCTTCAATTTCGCGCGCGTGGTCTACCGCCTGTACAAGGACGAGACCGCCAAGCTGGAGGCCTACAAGGCGGGCGAGTTCGACGCCATCGTCGAATATCGCGCCAAGAACTGGGCCAAGAGCTACCAGGGCACGCGCTTCCGCAGTGGCGAGCTGATCAAGACCGACTTCCCGCACCGCAACGGCGCGGGCATGCAGGGCTTCGTGATGAATATGCGCAAGCCGGTGTTCCAGGACGTGCGCGTGCGCCAGGCACTGATCCTGGCGCTGGATTTCGAATGGCTGAACCGTCAACTGTTCTACGGCGCCTACAGGCGCCTCGACAGCTGGTTCTCCAACAGCGAGCTGGCGGCGAGCGCGACCTTCGACGGCCGCCCCGGCCCCGGTGAGCTGGCGCTGCTCGAGCCGCTGCGCGCCCAGCTGCCGCAGGAGGTGTTCGGCCCGGACGTGGTGCAACCGAGCACCGCGGCGCCGCGCTCCTTGCGCGACAACCTGCGCCTGGCGCGGCGCCTCCTGGCCCAGGCCGGCTGGACCTATACCGACGGCGCGCTGCGCAACGCCAAGGGCGAGCCGCTGGTATTCGAGTTCCTGGACGACGGCGGCGCCATGAGCCGCGTCATCACCACCTATGTGCGCAACCTGGAAAAGCTCGGCATCCAGGTGAACCAGCGCACCACGGACTTTGCGCTGTACCAGAAGCGGCTGGAAGACTTCGACTTCGACATGGTGTCGATCCGTTTCCCCGACTCGCAAAGCCCCGGCAACGAGCTGCGCGACCGCTTTTCCAGCGAGGCCGCCGGCACGCCGGGCTCGGACAACCTGTTCGGGCTCAAGTCGCCGGAGGTCGACCAACTGGTGGACAACGTGCTGCGTGCCCATACCCGGCAGGAGCTGATCACTGCCGGGCGCGCGCTGGACCGCGTGCTGATGCATGGCTACTACATCGTGCCGAACTGGTACAGCGCGTCGCACCGGGTCTCATACCGCAAGGAACTGGCGTACCCGGAACGGCTTCCCTATTTCTATACGGCCGAAGGCTGGGTCCTGAGCCACTGGTGGCGCAAGGACGTCAAGCCGCAAGGGCGCTGA
- a CDS encoding enoyl-ACP reductase (Catalyzes a key regulatory step in fatty acid biosynthesis~K00208: fabI; enoyl-[acyl-carrier protein] reductase I [EC:1.3.1.9 1.3.1.10]), whose product MGFLAGKRILITGLLSNRSIAYGIASACKREGAELAFTYVGERFKDRISDFAKEFGSDLVFECDVGSDEQIAATFAALGQRWEKFDGLVHSIGFAPREAIAGDFLEGLSREGFRVAHDISAYSFPALAKAALPLLSDKASLLTLTYLGAERVVPNYNTMGLAKASLEASVRYLASSVGPRGIRANGISAGPIKTLAASGIKGFGKLLGHFEQAAPLRRNVTIEEVGNVAAFLLSDLASGVTGEITYVDGGFNVVGASVADAE is encoded by the coding sequence ATGGGATTTCTGGCAGGTAAGCGGATCCTTATCACCGGCTTGCTCTCGAACCGCTCGATCGCCTACGGCATCGCGTCGGCGTGCAAACGCGAAGGCGCCGAGCTCGCCTTCACCTATGTCGGCGAACGGTTCAAGGACCGGATCAGCGACTTTGCCAAGGAATTCGGCAGCGACCTGGTATTCGAATGCGACGTCGGCAGCGACGAGCAGATCGCCGCGACCTTCGCGGCGCTGGGCCAGCGCTGGGAGAAGTTCGACGGGCTGGTGCACTCGATCGGCTTCGCGCCGCGCGAAGCGATCGCCGGCGACTTCCTGGAAGGCCTGTCGCGCGAAGGCTTCCGCGTCGCCCATGACATTTCCGCCTACAGCTTCCCGGCGCTGGCCAAGGCCGCGCTGCCGCTGCTGTCGGACAAGGCTTCGTTGCTGACGCTGACCTACCTGGGCGCCGAGCGCGTGGTCCCCAACTACAACACCATGGGGCTGGCCAAGGCCTCGCTGGAAGCCAGCGTGCGCTACCTGGCCTCGTCGGTGGGCCCGCGCGGCATCCGCGCCAACGGCATCTCGGCCGGCCCGATCAAGACCCTGGCCGCCTCTGGCATCAAGGGCTTCGGTAAGTTGCTGGGCCACTTCGAGCAAGCCGCGCCGCTGCGCCGCAACGTCACCATCGAAGAAGTCGGCAACGTGGCCGCCTTCCTGCTGTCCGACCTGGCCAGCGGCGTGACCGGTGAAATCACCTATGTCGACGGCGGCTTCAACGTGGTCGGCGCGAGCGTGGCGGACGCAGAGTAA
- a CDS encoding MFS transporter (K08156: araJ; MFS transporter, DHA1 family, arabinose polymer transporter) — MAAPHAQSAADTVRGAQSSLFPVADTEAPRSTGRLPLLALGVGSFAIGTGEFVIMGLLPDAARDLAISIPEAGHLISAYALGVVIGAPLLAVLGARWPRRNLLIALMAMFAAGNIASALAPSYLSMLVARLLTGFPHGTYFGVAALVAASLVARERRAQAVGLVMLGLTIATLVGVPIAATVGTWLGWRSAFLIVGAIGALTALLVWRWVPFVPADRHASPLRELSALRRKQVWLTLGIGAIGFGGMFSVFSYIKPTMLELAHMPAAGIPIVLALFGVGMVAGNLAGARLADKALMPTIGGVLVWTALVLAAFTFTAPHAWLASFNVLLVGTAVALGPALQIRLMDVAGDAQTLAAALNHSAFNMANALGAWLGGVTIAAGYGWTSTGWVGLLLALGGLGIYAWSMLDMDRRGATAAA, encoded by the coding sequence ATGGCCGCCCCACATGCACAATCCGCCGCGGATACGGTCCGCGGCGCCCAGTCTTCCCTTTTCCCCGTCGCAGACACTGAAGCGCCCCGCAGCACCGGCCGGCTGCCGCTGCTCGCGCTTGGCGTCGGCAGCTTCGCCATCGGCACCGGCGAGTTCGTCATCATGGGCCTGCTGCCGGATGCCGCGCGCGACCTTGCAATCTCGATCCCGGAAGCCGGCCATCTGATCAGCGCCTATGCGCTGGGCGTGGTGATCGGTGCGCCGCTTCTGGCCGTGCTGGGCGCGCGCTGGCCGCGGCGCAACCTGCTGATCGCGTTGATGGCCATGTTTGCCGCCGGCAATATCGCCAGCGCGCTGGCGCCTTCCTACCTGTCGATGCTGGTCGCGCGCCTGCTGACGGGCTTTCCGCATGGCACGTACTTCGGCGTGGCGGCGCTGGTCGCCGCCAGCCTGGTGGCACGAGAGCGGCGCGCGCAGGCGGTGGGGCTGGTGATGCTCGGCCTGACCATCGCCACGCTGGTGGGCGTGCCGATCGCGGCCACGGTTGGCACCTGGCTGGGCTGGCGCTCCGCCTTCCTGATCGTCGGCGCCATCGGCGCGCTGACCGCGCTGCTGGTGTGGCGCTGGGTGCCGTTCGTGCCGGCCGACCGGCATGCCAGCCCGCTGCGCGAGCTGTCGGCGCTCAGGCGCAAGCAGGTGTGGCTGACGCTGGGCATCGGCGCGATCGGCTTCGGCGGCATGTTCTCGGTGTTCAGCTATATCAAGCCGACCATGCTGGAGCTCGCGCATATGCCGGCGGCCGGCATCCCGATAGTGCTGGCGCTGTTCGGCGTCGGCATGGTGGCTGGCAACCTTGCCGGCGCGCGCCTGGCGGACAAGGCGCTGATGCCGACCATCGGCGGCGTGCTGGTGTGGACGGCGCTGGTGCTGGCGGCCTTCACCTTCACCGCGCCGCATGCGTGGCTGGCTTCCTTCAACGTACTGCTGGTGGGCACCGCGGTGGCGCTCGGCCCGGCGCTGCAGATCCGGCTGATGGACGTGGCGGGGGATGCGCAGACGCTGGCGGCCGCGCTCAACCACTCTGCCTTCAACATGGCCAATGCGCTTGGTGCGTGGCTGGGCGGCGTGACCATCGCGGCCGGCTATGGCTGGACGTCGACCGGCTGGGTGGGCCTGCTGCTGGCACTGGGCGGGCTGGGGATCTATGCCTGGTCGATGCTCGACATGGATCGTCGCGGCGCCACTGCGGCAGCGTAG